In Bradyrhizobium sp. WBOS07, the genomic window TCCTCATCCGCCTGGGCGTAGGCCGCGCCCTTGCCCAGGATGATGAGCGGACGCTTGGCGCTCTTGAGCACGTCGAGCGCGCGCTTCACCGAAGCGGGCGAGGGGATCTGCGCGGGCGCAGCATCGATCACCTTGACCAGCGATTTCCGGCCGGCCTCGGCGTTCATCACCTGGCCGAACAGTTTTGCCGGCAGGTCGAGATAGACGCCGCCCGGACGGCCCGAGACCGCGGCGCGGATGGCGCGGGCGAAGCCGATGCCGATGTCCTGGGCGTGCAGCACGCGATAGGCCGCCTTGCACAGCGGCTTTGCGATCGCGAGCTGGTCCATCTCCTCGTAATCGCCCTGCTGAAGGTCGACGATCTCGCGCTCGGAGGAGCCCGAGACCAGGATCATCGGGTAGCAATTGGTGGTGGCGTGCGCGAGCGCGGTGAGACCGTTGAGGAAGCCGGGCGCCGAGACGGTGAGGCAGACGCCGGGTTTCTTGGTGAGATAGCCGGCGATGCCCGCGGCATAGCCCGCGTTCTGCTCGTGGCGGAAGGAGATCACGCGAATACCGGCGGCTTGCGCCATGCGGCCCAAGTCCGTGATCGGGATGCCCGGCACATTATAGATGGTGTTGATGCCGTTCAGCTTGAGCGCGTCGATGACGAGATGGAAGCCATCCGTCAGCTCCTGCTCGGTGCCCGGTGCCTCGGACTTGGTCGCGGTATTCAGCATGGGCCTTGTCTCCCTGGTCTCAAGTGGTGGGGCGAGTTGTTCGCCCTTCTGGTGAATGGTCTAAGTGAAAAGTTCCTGGCCGTGCGCTTCGACATAAGCGGCAAGGCCGAGGGTGTGGTCCCGGGCGCGCTTCTCGGCGAGCTCGGTGTCGCGGGCTTCCAGCGCTTCGATCATCGCAAGATGTTCGGGCAGCGAGGTCGCGGTGCGGTCCTTGCGTCCGATCGTCAATTGGCGATAGCCGCGCACGTGCAGCAGCAGGTCGTTGGTGAGATCGACCAGCACCGGCGATTCCGACAGCGAGATCAGCGCCTGGTGGAAGGCGATGTTGGCGCGCGAATATTCCTCGACATGGTCCTCGGGCAGGCGGTCCTTGCCGAAATCCTTGAAGAAGTCGCGCAGTGCGGTGATGTCCTTCTTGCGCGCGGTGGTGGTGATGAGGCGGGCGGCCATGCTCTCGAGCGCCGCCCAGGCGCGGATCATGTCGACGATCTCGCTCTTGGTCCTGCGCACCACCATGATGCCGCGCCGTGGCACCGTCTTCACAAAACCGTCCTGCTCGAGCATCGCGATCGCTTCGCGGATCGGCGTGCGGCTGACGCCCAGGCGTTCGGACAGCGCGCGCTCGTCGAGCATCACCGGCTCGGGCGTCGAGTAGATGTCCATCTTGAGGATGGCTTCCTTCAAGGCGTCATACGCCTTGTTCTTGAAGCTGCTCTCCGGGGCAATACGAACGATTGCGATGTCTGCCTCGGCCATGTTCGGCAACGCCTTGGTTGGTTTCCGTAGTGACACGACGAATCTCCTCCAGTGGGGAGTCGTCTTTTACAGGAATATTGACAGGAAAGTTTTTGGCATACCACATGCCAGAATGTCAAGGCGGCGATTTTTTGCGGCGTTCTAAGTGATGCAGCAGCTTGACAAGTTGGCTTCTGGCATACCAAATGCCATCGCCAGCCATTTTTGATCCAGGGCGGTGGAGTAATCTCAGGCTTGATGCCGCTCCGGCCCGCGACATGGAACAGAGCGCGGCGAATGGCAAGCATCACGGGCAGCCGCAACCACGCGCGCGCTTTGAAAAGAACGAACTGAGGTCAAGGGAGAAGCCAGATGTCCAATTCCAAAGATGCCGTCCGCAAGGTGCTTGACCAGGTCAAGGCGGACAACCGCACCAGCCTGACGGCCCCGGAAGGCAAGCTGGTCTGCGACGCCTACGGCATTCCGGTGCCGAAGGAGGGCGTGGCCAAGTCGGCGGGTGAAGCCGGCAAGATGGCCTCTTCGATGGGCTTCCCGGTCGTGATGAAGATCGTCTCGCCGGACATTCTCCACAAGACCGAGGCCGGCGGCGTCATCGTCGGCCTCAAGACGGCGGACGAGGCCGAGAAGGCCTACGAGACCATTCTGTCCAACGCCAAGAAGTACAAGGCCGATGCCAAGATCGAAGGCGTCCAGGTGCAGCAGATGCTGGCCGGCGGTACCGAGGTGATCGTCGGCTCGATCACCGACGGCTCGTTCGGCAAGCTGGTGGCCTTCGGCCTCGGCGGCGTGCTGGTCGAGGTGCTCAAGGACATCACCTTCCGCCTCGCGCCGGCGACCAAGGAAGACGCGCTGTCGATGCTCGACGGCATCCAGGCGCATGAGATCCTGAAGGGCGTGCGCGGCGGGGAGCCGGTGAACCGCTCGGCGCTCGCCGACGTCATCGTCAAGGTCTCGCAGCTCGTCACCGATTTCCCTGAGATCGTCGAGCTCGACCTCAATCCGGTATTCGCGACGCCGAAGGGCGCCACCGCCGCCGACGTCCGCATCGTCGTCGACTTCGCCTATGTGCCGAAACCGAAGCCCCGCCCGACCGAGGAGATCGTCGCGGCGATGAACCGCATCATGCAGCCCAAGGCGGTCGCCGTGGTCGGCGCCTCCGCCGAGGACGGCAAGATCGGCAATTCCGTGATGAAGAACCTCATCAACGGCGGCTACAAGGGCGACATCTATCCGATCCATCCCAAGGCCGCCGAGATCCTCGGCTACAAGGCCTATAAGAGCGTCAAGGACGTGCCCGGCGTGATCGACGTCGCGGTGTTCGCGATCCCCGCCAAGTTCGTGGCGGCGGCGCTGACCGAATGCGGCGAGAAGAAAATCCCCGGCGCGGTTTTGATTCCGTCGGGCTTTGCCGAAGCCGGCGCGCCGGAGCTGCAGGCCGAGATCGTCGAGGTCGGCAAGAAGTACGACATCCGCCTGATGGGGCCGAACATCTACGGCTTCTATTATACGCCTGCCAATCTCTGCGCGACCTTCTGCACGGCTTACGACGTCAAGGGTCACGCCGCGCTGTCGTCGCAATCGGGCGGCATCGGCATGGCCATCATCGGCTTCTCGCGTTCGGCGAAAATGGGCGTGTCGGCCATCGTCGGCCTTGGCAACAAGTCCGATATCGACGAGGACGATCTGCTCGCCTTCTTCGAGCAGGATCCGAACACGAACCTGATCGCGCAGCACTGCGAAGACCTCAAGGACGGCCGCGCCTTTGCGGAGGCTGCAAAGCGCGTCTCCAAGAAGAAGCCGGTCGTCGTGCTCAAGGCCGGCCGCACCTCGGCGGGCGCGAAGGCGGCGTCCTCGCACACCGGCGCGCTCGCCGGCAACGACAAGATCTACGAGGACGTTCTGGCACAATCGGGCGTGATCCGGGCCCGCAGCTTGCGGCAATTGCTCGAATTCGCCCGGGGCGTGCCGGTGCTGCCGACGCCGAAGGGCGAGAACGTCCTGATCATCACCGGTGCCGGCGGCTCGGGCGTGCTGCTGTCGGATTCCTGCGTCGACAACGGCCTGTCGCTGATGTCGATGCCGCCGGATCTGGATGCGGCCTTCCGCAAGTTCATCCCGCCGTTTGGTGCTGCCGGAAATCCTGTGGATATCACCGGCGGCGAGCCGCCGATCACCTACGTCAATACCGTGAAGCTCGGCCTGTCGGACGAGCGCATCCATTCGCTGATCCTCGGCTATTGGCACACCATCGTCACCCCGCCGATGGTGTTCGCCCGTAACATGGTCGAGGTGAAGAAAGAGATGGAGGCCAAGGGCTTCGTGAAGCCGATGGTCGCCTCGCTCGCCGGCGACGTCGAGGTCGAGGAAGCCGCCGAATATCTCTACCAGAACGGCATCCCGGCCTACGCGTATTCGACCGAACTTCCGGTCGAGGTGTTGGGTGCCAAGTACAAATGGGCGCGCGGGGCAGGGCTGCTCTGACGATCTTCGCCTCTCCCCGCTTGCGGGGAGAGGCCGGAATTTGCGCAGCAAATTCCGGGTGAGGGGGACTCTCGCGAGTGCAACTGTAACCGTCCCCGCGGAGACTCCCCCTCACCCTGACCCTCTCAGCGCGAGCGAAGCTCGTCGCGGCCCCGCAAGCGGGGCGAGGGAAAGAACGAATGCAGGTCGCGATGAACAAGAACGTGATCCGGCGCAAATCGCTCGAGCCCAAATCGGCTGCGGAGGCCGATCATGAGGTCCGCGACGGCGGTGTGCAGTCCGTCGACCGCGCGCTCTCCATCCTGGAAACGCTGGCCGAGGACGACGAAGGCTACCGCCTCAGCGATCTCGCGATCCGCACCGGCCTGTCGGCCTCGACGGTGCATCGCCTGCTCGCGACGCTGGAAAGCCGTCGCTTCGTGCAGTTCGACCGCGCCGAATCCAAATGGCACGTCGGCTCGCGCGCCTTCACTGTCGGCGCAAGCTTTGCGCGGCGGCGCAACTTCTCGACGCAGGCGATTCCATACTTGCGCAAGCTGCGCGATCTCACCCGCGAGACCGCCAATCTCGCCGTCGTCGACGACGAATTCATCATCGTTCTGACCCGCATGGAGAGCCGCGAGATCATGCGCTCGCTGACCCAGGTCGGCGGCCGTGTCCCCATGGTGACATCGGGCGTCGGCAAGGCGGTGCTCGCGACGTATTCGGACGAGGATGTCGGCGCCGTCATCCGCCATCACGGCATGCCGCGCCTGACCGAGAAGTCGATCGTGCGGCCGAGCGATCTGTTCAAGGAGCTCGAAAGGATCCGCAGGCAGGGTTTTGCGCTCGACGATGAAGAAGCCTGCATGGGCCTGCGCTGCATTGCTGCGGTGGTATACAACGACTGTGCCGAGCCGCTCGCGGCGATTTCCGTCTCCGGCATGACCAGCCGCCTGACCGACGACAGATTGCCGGATGTGGGCCAGATCGTGCGCGAGGTCGCCGGCGAGCTGACCCTCGCGCTGGGTGGGGTGATGCCGACGCCCCGCTAAAGCGCAGGAATCTGGGCGCTGTCGCTGGACAGCATCGGCCGTTTTAGCTGATATGCGACCAAACGACACAATGCGGCAAACGTCCGCATGAGCCTGGAGAGCGTCCTCATGTTCCAATTTTCCGCGCGCCTTGCCGGTGCAGCTGTCGCGCTGACCCTCGCAGCAGCGACGCCATCCCTTGCCCAGCCGCTCGAGCTCAAGCTGATGGCGCCGGCGGCCCCGGGGGGCGGTTGGGACCAGACCGCGCGCTCGATGCAGCAGGCCCTGGTGGCCTCCGGTGTGGCGCGCAGCGTGCAGGTCACCAACGTTCCCGGAGCCGGCGGCAGCGTCGGCATTGCCCAGTTCGTCAATGGTGCCAAGGGCGACGGCAACCAGATGATGGTCAACGGCTTCGTCATGGTGGGTGCGCTCGCCATGAACAAGTCGCCGGTGACGCTGGAACAGGTGACGCCGATCGCGCGCCTCACCGAGGAGATCCAGGTGATCGTGGTGCCCGCAAATTCGCCGATCAAGACGGCGCAGGATCTCGCCGCCGCGGTGAAGGCCGACATCGCCAAAGTGACTTTTGCCGGCGGCTCGGCCGGCGGCGTCGACCATGTGATGGCGGCGCTGTTCGCCGGCGCGGTCGGCGCGGACGCGAAGAAGATCAACTACATCCCGTTCTCCGGCGGCGGCGAGTCGCTCGCCGCGATCCTCGGCGGCAAGGTCACCGCGGGCATCTCGGGCCTCAGCGAATATGAAGGCCAGATCAAGTCCGGCAAGCTGCGCGCGATCGGCGTGACCTCGGAGAAGCGCATCCCGGGCAGCGATATCCCGACCTTTAGGGAGCAAGGCATCGACCTCGTGATCGCCAATTGGCGTTCGGTCGTCGCGCCTCCCGGCATCACGCCGGAGCAGCGCAAGACCTTGAGCGATGCGGTCGAGAAGATGGTGAAGTCGGATGCCTGGAAGGAAATCCTCAAGCAGAAGGGCTGGGATGATGCATATCTCGGCGGCGATGCCTTCGCCGACTTCCTGAAGAAGGAAACCGTGCGGGTCACCGACGTGCTGAAGTCGGTCGGCCTGGTCAAATCATGACC contains:
- a CDS encoding tripartite tricarboxylate transporter substrate binding protein encodes the protein MFQFSARLAGAAVALTLAAATPSLAQPLELKLMAPAAPGGGWDQTARSMQQALVASGVARSVQVTNVPGAGGSVGIAQFVNGAKGDGNQMMVNGFVMVGALAMNKSPVTLEQVTPIARLTEEIQVIVVPANSPIKTAQDLAAAVKADIAKVTFAGGSAGGVDHVMAALFAGAVGADAKKINYIPFSGGGESLAAILGGKVTAGISGLSEYEGQIKSGKLRAIGVTSEKRIPGSDIPTFREQGIDLVIANWRSVVAPPGITPEQRKTLSDAVEKMVKSDAWKEILKQKGWDDAYLGGDAFADFLKKETVRVTDVLKSVGLVKS
- a CDS encoding GntR family transcriptional regulator codes for the protein MAEADIAIVRIAPESSFKNKAYDALKEAILKMDIYSTPEPVMLDERALSERLGVSRTPIREAIAMLEQDGFVKTVPRRGIMVVRRTKSEIVDMIRAWAALESMAARLITTTARKKDITALRDFFKDFGKDRLPEDHVEEYSRANIAFHQALISLSESPVLVDLTNDLLLHVRGYRQLTIGRKDRTATSLPEHLAMIEALEARDTELAEKRARDHTLGLAAYVEAHGQELFT
- a CDS encoding acetate--CoA ligase family protein, which translates into the protein MSNSKDAVRKVLDQVKADNRTSLTAPEGKLVCDAYGIPVPKEGVAKSAGEAGKMASSMGFPVVMKIVSPDILHKTEAGGVIVGLKTADEAEKAYETILSNAKKYKADAKIEGVQVQQMLAGGTEVIVGSITDGSFGKLVAFGLGGVLVEVLKDITFRLAPATKEDALSMLDGIQAHEILKGVRGGEPVNRSALADVIVKVSQLVTDFPEIVELDLNPVFATPKGATAADVRIVVDFAYVPKPKPRPTEEIVAAMNRIMQPKAVAVVGASAEDGKIGNSVMKNLINGGYKGDIYPIHPKAAEILGYKAYKSVKDVPGVIDVAVFAIPAKFVAAALTECGEKKIPGAVLIPSGFAEAGAPELQAEIVEVGKKYDIRLMGPNIYGFYYTPANLCATFCTAYDVKGHAALSSQSGGIGMAIIGFSRSAKMGVSAIVGLGNKSDIDEDDLLAFFEQDPNTNLIAQHCEDLKDGRAFAEAAKRVSKKKPVVVLKAGRTSAGAKAASSHTGALAGNDKIYEDVLAQSGVIRARSLRQLLEFARGVPVLPTPKGENVLIITGAGGSGVLLSDSCVDNGLSLMSMPPDLDAAFRKFIPPFGAAGNPVDITGGEPPITYVNTVKLGLSDERIHSLILGYWHTIVTPPMVFARNMVEVKKEMEAKGFVKPMVASLAGDVEVEEAAEYLYQNGIPAYAYSTELPVEVLGAKYKWARGAGLL
- a CDS encoding IclR family transcriptional regulator; amino-acid sequence: MNKNVIRRKSLEPKSAAEADHEVRDGGVQSVDRALSILETLAEDDEGYRLSDLAIRTGLSASTVHRLLATLESRRFVQFDRAESKWHVGSRAFTVGASFARRRNFSTQAIPYLRKLRDLTRETANLAVVDDEFIIVLTRMESREIMRSLTQVGGRVPMVTSGVGKAVLATYSDEDVGAVIRHHGMPRLTEKSIVRPSDLFKELERIRRQGFALDDEEACMGLRCIAAVVYNDCAEPLAAISVSGMTSRLTDDRLPDVGQIVREVAGELTLALGGVMPTPR